Proteins encoded by one window of Streptomyces clavuligerus:
- a CDS encoding LuxR C-terminal-related transcriptional regulator, translating into MRVDRRCEICGTGLPGRGSRGGRPARYCSGVCRQRAFRRRTTTPVNAPAAKGVTTAVTGTAAVTAADRTAGHGRSGAERHPAAVRGRADGTAPAVRTGTPRGPADTRPPHAPSGGETILPGPGGASGDRSGGTRDAPPGSEPPRPLDPFVGRRRELDRLRTLLRTSRLVTVTGPGGVGKTRLALEYAAARRGPTRLAELAPPTGPVGADGLSRAVAAALGGAATVPGGPGGVGPLARALDGHRLLLVLDNCEHLADACARLAAELLGRCPRLRILATSREGLRVPGEVVFRLDELPLLPAGPGRPSDAVRLFMERAAATVPGAVPGAGAAVYPRGSGDGSRDGSPHGGARRDLAVIAEICRRLDGLPLAIELAARRAAVLPPGEILAGLDEGLTLLSDGSRSGPGRHRDLSAAIDWSHRLLTPREREVLRKLSVLPGGFDADAVAAVCAADSRAEVLRTLCALEAKSLVVRVPGPGGHERARFRQLGTVRAYGLARLTASGELHDTWRRAVERLTRLVTAEDPAGTVNPAGTAGTAGTADAPCAADPADTTRIGTTGSTEGTGSGPARPGERGTVPAAPGPRRRTFPDHTPAPWDHERKNLAAAVAYTVTRNGTPSPRLALELARTRFRQEEPAAAYALLADAGLLAPHASHRSHGGHEGDDSAATALAARALHRAGDPATAFRLAARAVAAARAGGDPALLANALDARAEVRSHAGAPAEAVTDLTECLALVAALGRPVDTARCEQRLAWALLHTGAAAEAEAWIVRCLPVLRPQPFRHGRSAALRTAGAIRLELNDPEGARELFAESLRHAGEPDREALYALEGLAATAVEQGAAHRALRLFAAASAVRGRLGAEADAPWRRRTAGAAARAEAALLPAARERARAAGRGPRWPRLCAYALADGSAPGPSGGSASLSAAVPFGVDSRSSADLPGALEGGLTGRETEVALLLAEGLTNREIAVRLRLSPSTVATHLNHIRDKLNIRSRTRIALWVTKNHSATLAPLSSRW; encoded by the coding sequence ATGAGGGTCGACCGAAGGTGCGAGATATGCGGGACCGGTCTGCCGGGCCGGGGCAGCCGCGGGGGCCGGCCGGCCCGGTACTGCTCCGGTGTCTGCCGACAGCGGGCCTTCCGCCGCCGGACCACCACCCCTGTCAACGCCCCCGCCGCCAAGGGCGTCACCACCGCTGTCACCGGCACCGCCGCTGTCACCGCCGCGGACCGTACCGCGGGGCACGGCCGCTCCGGGGCCGAGCGGCACCCCGCCGCCGTCCGGGGCAGAGCGGACGGCACCGCTCCGGCCGTCCGGACCGGCACGCCCCGGGGGCCCGCCGACACCCGCCCCCCGCATGCCCCCTCCGGCGGGGAGACGATCCTCCCCGGACCCGGCGGAGCCTCCGGCGACCGCTCCGGTGGCACCCGGGACGCCCCTCCCGGGAGCGAACCTCCGCGCCCCCTGGACCCGTTCGTCGGCCGCCGCCGCGAACTCGACCGGCTGCGCACCCTGCTGCGGACCTCCCGGCTGGTGACGGTCACCGGCCCCGGCGGCGTCGGCAAGACCCGGCTCGCCCTGGAGTACGCCGCGGCGCGCCGGGGACCCACCCGGCTGGCCGAACTGGCCCCGCCCACCGGGCCCGTCGGGGCCGACGGGCTGTCCCGCGCCGTGGCCGCCGCGCTCGGCGGCGCCGCGACCGTCCCGGGCGGACCCGGCGGGGTCGGCCCCCTCGCCCGCGCCCTCGACGGCCACCGGCTCCTCCTCGTCCTCGACAACTGCGAGCACCTGGCCGACGCCTGCGCCCGGCTGGCGGCGGAGCTGCTGGGCCGCTGCCCCCGGCTGCGCATTCTCGCCACCAGCCGCGAGGGGCTGCGGGTCCCAGGCGAAGTGGTGTTCCGGCTGGACGAGCTGCCCCTCCTGCCCGCCGGGCCCGGTCGGCCGTCCGACGCCGTACGGCTGTTCATGGAACGCGCCGCCGCCACGGTCCCCGGCGCGGTCCCCGGCGCGGGAGCGGCGGTGTACCCGCGCGGGAGCGGGGACGGAAGCCGGGACGGGAGCCCGCACGGCGGCGCGCGGCGGGACCTGGCCGTGATCGCCGAGATCTGCCGTCGGCTCGACGGACTGCCGCTCGCCATCGAACTGGCCGCCCGCCGCGCCGCCGTCCTGCCGCCGGGCGAGATCCTGGCCGGGCTCGACGAGGGTCTGACCCTGCTCTCCGACGGCAGCAGATCCGGCCCGGGGCGCCACCGCGACCTGTCCGCCGCGATCGACTGGAGCCATCGGCTGCTCACGCCCCGGGAGCGGGAGGTGCTGCGGAAGCTCTCCGTCCTGCCGGGCGGCTTCGACGCGGACGCGGTCGCCGCCGTCTGCGCGGCGGACAGCCGTGCGGAGGTGCTGCGGACCCTGTGCGCGCTGGAGGCGAAGTCCCTCGTCGTCCGGGTCCCCGGGCCCGGCGGCCACGAGCGCGCCCGGTTCCGCCAGCTCGGCACCGTCCGGGCGTACGGCCTGGCCCGGCTCACCGCGTCCGGCGAACTGCACGACACCTGGCGCCGGGCCGTCGAGCGGCTGACCCGGCTGGTGACCGCCGAGGACCCGGCAGGGACAGTGAACCCTGCGGGGACGGCAGGGACGGCAGGGACGGCGGACGCCCCGTGCGCGGCGGACCCGGCGGACACCACACGCATCGGGACCACCGGGAGCACCGAAGGCACCGGGAGCGGACCGGCGAGGCCAGGGGAACGGGGCACCGTACCGGCCGCCCCGGGGCCCCGGCGGCGCACCTTCCCCGACCACACCCCCGCCCCCTGGGACCACGAACGGAAGAATCTGGCCGCCGCCGTCGCGTACACCGTCACCCGGAACGGCACTCCGTCACCGCGGCTCGCGCTGGAGCTGGCCCGGACGCGCTTCCGGCAGGAGGAGCCCGCCGCCGCGTACGCCCTGCTGGCCGACGCCGGGCTGCTCGCACCGCACGCCTCACACCGGAGCCACGGCGGTCACGAAGGTGACGACAGCGCGGCGACGGCCCTCGCCGCCCGGGCCCTCCACCGGGCCGGAGACCCCGCGACCGCGTTCCGCCTCGCCGCGCGCGCGGTGGCGGCGGCGCGCGCCGGCGGTGACCCGGCGCTGCTCGCCAACGCCCTGGACGCGCGGGCGGAGGTCCGGTCCCACGCGGGGGCCCCCGCCGAGGCCGTCACCGATCTGACCGAGTGCCTGGCCCTCGTCGCCGCGCTCGGCCGCCCCGTCGACACGGCCCGGTGCGAACAGCGCCTCGCCTGGGCGCTGCTGCACACCGGCGCCGCTGCCGAGGCGGAGGCATGGATCGTCCGCTGTCTTCCGGTACTGCGCCCTCAGCCCTTCCGCCACGGACGGTCGGCGGCGCTCCGCACAGCCGGGGCGATCCGGCTGGAACTGAACGATCCGGAAGGGGCTCGGGAGCTGTTCGCCGAGTCTCTGCGACACGCCGGGGAGCCGGACCGGGAGGCCCTGTACGCCCTGGAGGGGCTGGCGGCGACCGCCGTGGAACAGGGCGCGGCACACCGGGCGTTACGGCTCTTCGCCGCCGCGTCGGCGGTGCGCGGACGGCTGGGCGCCGAGGCGGACGCCCCCTGGCGGCGGCGGACCGCCGGCGCGGCGGCCCGCGCGGAGGCGGCGCTGCTGCCCGCGGCACGGGAGCGGGCCCGTGCCGCGGGCCGGGGGCCGCGCTGGCCGCGGCTGTGTGCGTATGCGCTGGCCGACGGTTCCGCCCCGGGCCCGAGCGGCGGTTCCGCTTCCTTGTCTGCGGCCGTTCCGTTCGGGGTTGACTCCCGGTCCTCGGCCGACCTTCCCGGGGCTCTTGAGGGCGGTCTCACCGGTCGGGAGACGGAGGTCGCCCTGCTGCTCGCGGAGGGGCTGACCAACCGGGAGATCGCGGTCCGGCTCCGGCTCTCCCCGAGCACCGTCGCCACCCATCTCAATCACATCCGCGACAAGCTCAACATCCGTTCCCGCACCCGCATAGCCCTCTGGGTCACCAAAAATCACTCTGCAACTCTCGCACCTCTCTCGTCACGCTGGTGA
- a CDS encoding alkaline phosphatase PhoX, which produces MHRRSLLRTAVVGVSAAAFGGSLWRGAAHASPAQPGPGPYGALGAADAQGLQLPRGFTGRVIARSGQRVANSSYTWHSAPDGGACFVDGRGWIYVSNSEIDPAGGAGAVRFDSSGTVTGAYRILSDTRLNCAGGATPWQTWLSCEEISRGYVYETDPFGVRAAVRRDAMGRFKHEAAAADPVRRTVYLTEDESNGCLYRFTPTTWGDLSSGRLQVLTAGSAASGSFTWTDIPDPDGSPTATRSQVAGAKRFNGGEGCHYADDTVWFTTKGDNRVWQLNLLSATYELAYDDSLIGGGGAPLTGVDNVTGSASGDLYVAEDGGSMDICVITPGGVVAPFLRLQGQSGSEITGPAFSPDGSRLYFSSQRGTSGSASGGITYEVTGPFRT; this is translated from the coding sequence CTGCACCGGCGGAGCCTGCTCCGCACAGCGGTCGTCGGCGTTTCGGCCGCCGCGTTCGGCGGCTCCCTCTGGCGCGGGGCGGCCCACGCCTCCCCCGCGCAGCCCGGCCCCGGGCCCTATGGCGCCCTCGGCGCGGCCGACGCGCAGGGGCTGCAACTCCCGCGCGGCTTCACGGGCAGAGTGATCGCCCGCTCGGGGCAGCGGGTCGCGAACTCCTCGTACACCTGGCACAGCGCACCGGACGGCGGGGCCTGTTTCGTCGACGGGCGCGGCTGGATCTATGTCTCCAACTCGGAGATCGACCCCGCGGGCGGCGCGGGCGCGGTCCGCTTCGACTCCTCGGGAACGGTCACCGGCGCCTATCGCATCCTGTCGGACACCCGGCTGAACTGCGCGGGCGGGGCGACCCCCTGGCAGACCTGGCTCTCCTGCGAGGAGATCAGCCGGGGGTATGTCTACGAGACCGACCCCTTCGGGGTGCGGGCGGCGGTGCGGCGGGACGCCATGGGCCGCTTCAAGCACGAGGCGGCGGCGGCCGACCCGGTGCGGCGGACGGTCTATCTGACGGAGGACGAGTCCAACGGCTGCCTGTACCGCTTCACCCCCACCACCTGGGGGGACCTCTCCTCCGGCAGGCTCCAGGTGCTCACCGCGGGCAGCGCCGCCTCCGGCTCGTTCACCTGGACGGACATCCCCGACCCCGACGGCTCGCCGACGGCGACCCGTTCCCAGGTGGCGGGGGCGAAGCGGTTCAACGGCGGCGAGGGCTGCCACTACGCGGACGACACCGTGTGGTTCACCACCAAGGGCGACAACCGGGTCTGGCAGTTGAACCTGCTGTCCGCCACCTATGAGCTGGCCTATGACGACTCGCTGATCGGCGGCGGTGGCGCCCCGCTGACCGGGGTCGACAATGTGACGGGCAGCGCCTCGGGCGATCTGTATGTCGCGGAGGACGGCGGCAGCATGGACATCTGTGTGATCACGCCGGGCGGTGTGGTGGCGCCGTTCCTGCGGCTCCAGGGGCAGTCCGGCTCGGAGATCACCGGCCCGGCCTTCTCACCGGACGGCTCCCGGCTGTACTTCTCCAGCCAGCGCGGTACGAGCGGTTCCGCGTCGGGCGGGATCACCTACGAGGTGACGGGCCCGTTCCGTACCTGA
- the dusB gene encoding tRNA dihydrouridine synthase DusB — MTTLAPVPTPAPTAAPAAGSPTPAPAVPALAIGPHTVSPPVVLAPMAGITNAPFRTLCREFAEGSRAFGGRPPVRGASGGKGLFVSEMITTRALVERNEKTMQLIHFDASETPRSIQLYGVDPVTVGKAVRMIVDEGLADHIDLNFGCPVPKVTRKGGGSALPYKRPLLRAILREAVSNAGQLPVTMKMRKGIDDDHLTFLDAGRIAVDEGVTAIALHGRTAAQHYGGTADWEAIARLKEHVPEIPVLGNGDIWSAEDALRMVRETGCDGVVVGRGCLGRPWLFGDLVSAFEGDGSAAAPTLREVAAVMRRHAELLGEWIGDEARGVIDFRKHVAWYLKGFSVGSEMRKRLAITSSLAELDEQLALLDLDQPWPLGADGPRGRTSGNNRVVLPDGWLKDPYDCSAVSADAELDTSGG; from the coding sequence ATGACCACGCTCGCCCCCGTTCCGACGCCCGCGCCGACCGCCGCCCCGGCGGCCGGGTCGCCGACCCCGGCGCCGGCCGTGCCCGCGCTGGCCATCGGACCCCACACCGTGTCGCCCCCGGTGGTGCTCGCCCCCATGGCCGGGATCACCAACGCGCCCTTCCGGACCCTGTGCCGGGAGTTCGCCGAGGGCTCCCGGGCGTTCGGGGGACGGCCCCCGGTGCGTGGCGCCTCGGGTGGCAAGGGGCTGTTCGTCAGCGAGATGATCACCACCCGCGCCCTGGTCGAGCGCAATGAGAAGACCATGCAGCTGATCCACTTCGACGCGAGCGAGACACCGCGGTCGATCCAGCTCTACGGGGTGGACCCGGTCACCGTCGGCAAGGCGGTGCGGATGATCGTGGACGAGGGCCTGGCCGACCACATCGACCTCAACTTCGGCTGCCCGGTCCCCAAGGTCACCCGCAAGGGCGGCGGCTCGGCGCTCCCCTACAAGCGCCCCCTGCTGCGGGCGATCCTGCGCGAGGCGGTGTCGAACGCCGGGCAGCTCCCGGTCACGATGAAGATGCGCAAGGGCATCGACGACGACCACCTCACCTTCCTCGACGCGGGCCGGATCGCGGTCGACGAGGGGGTCACGGCGATCGCCCTGCACGGGCGCACGGCGGCCCAGCACTACGGCGGCACGGCGGACTGGGAGGCCATCGCCCGGCTGAAGGAGCATGTGCCGGAGATCCCGGTGCTGGGCAACGGGGACATCTGGTCGGCGGAGGACGCGCTGCGGATGGTGCGCGAGACGGGCTGCGACGGCGTGGTGGTCGGGCGCGGCTGTCTGGGGCGGCCCTGGCTCTTCGGCGATCTGGTCTCGGCGTTCGAGGGCGACGGCTCGGCCGCCGCCCCCACCCTGCGGGAGGTCGCCGCCGTGATGCGGCGCCACGCGGAGCTGCTGGGGGAGTGGATCGGCGACGAGGCGCGCGGAGTGATCGACTTCCGTAAGCATGTGGCCTGGTATCTGAAGGGCTTCTCGGTCGGCTCCGAGATGCGCAAGCGACTGGCGATCACCTCCTCCCTCGCCGAGCTGGACGAGCAGCTCGCCCTGCTGGACCTGGACCAGCCCTGGCCGCTCGGGGCGGACGGCCCGCGCGGCCGTACCTCGGGCAACAACCGCGTGGTGCTGCCCGACGGCTGGCTGAAGGACCCCTACGACTGCTCCGCCGTCAGCGCCGACGCCGAACTGGACACCTCGGGCGGCTGA
- the ppdK gene encoding pyruvate, phosphate dikinase, which yields MKDLLGGKGANLAEMTNLRLPVPPGFTITTEACKVYLDSGQEPPALRDEVSAHLDALERRMGKRLGQADDPLLVSVRSGAKFSMPGMMDTVLNIGLSDASVAGLARQAGDERFAWDSYRRLIQMFGKTVLGIDGDLFEEALEAAKTAKGATVDTDLGPDELRKLVKAFKKIVKARAGREFPQDPREQMDLAVMAVFDSWNGDRAKLYRRQERIPHDLGTAVNICSMVFGNLGPDSGTGVAFTRDPAGGQQGVYGDYLQNAQGEDVVAGIRNTVPLAELETLDKTSYDRLMQIMETLENHYKDLCDIEFTIERGQLWMLQTRVGKRTAGAAFRIATQLVDQGLIDEAEALRRVNGAQLAQLMFPRFDEEATVELLGRGIAASPGAAVGKAVFDSYTAVKWSRSGERVILIRRETNPDDLDGMIAAEGILTSRGGKTSHAAVVARGMGKTCVCGAEELDVDTKRRRMTVGGTVVEEGDVVSVDGSTGKVYLGEVPVVPSPVVEYFEGRMHAGAEDADELVVAVHRMMAYADRVRRLRVRANADNAEDALRARRFGAQGIGLCRTEHMFLGERRSMVEKLILADTEGERTEALEQLLPLQRQDFVELFEAMDGLPVTVRLLDPPLHEFLPDITELSVRVALAEAREDHNENDLRLLQAVHRLHEQNPMLGLRGVRLGLVIPGLFTMQVRAVAEAAAARKNAKGDPRAEIMIPLVGTVQELEIVRDEAEQVIAEVERATGVGLRLALGTMIELPRAALTAAQIAEAAEFFSFGTNDLTQTVWGFSRDDVEASFFTAYLEKGIFGVSPFETIDRDGVGSLVRSAAAAGRATRPGLKLGVCGEHGGDPESVHFFHEVGLDYVSCSPFRIPVARLEAGRAALLSRHGGGR from the coding sequence ATGAAGGACCTGCTCGGCGGCAAGGGCGCCAACCTCGCTGAGATGACCAACCTCCGGCTGCCCGTTCCGCCGGGCTTCACCATCACCACGGAGGCGTGCAAGGTCTATCTCGACAGCGGACAGGAGCCGCCCGCCCTGCGCGACGAGGTGAGTGCGCACCTCGACGCCCTGGAGCGGCGCATGGGCAAGCGGCTCGGCCAGGCGGACGACCCCCTCCTGGTCTCGGTGCGCTCGGGCGCCAAGTTCTCCATGCCGGGCATGATGGACACCGTCCTCAACATCGGTCTGTCCGACGCGTCCGTGGCCGGTCTCGCCCGGCAGGCGGGGGACGAGCGCTTCGCGTGGGACTCGTACCGGCGGCTCATCCAGATGTTCGGCAAGACGGTGCTCGGCATCGACGGCGACCTCTTCGAGGAGGCGCTGGAGGCGGCCAAGACCGCCAAGGGGGCCACCGTCGACACCGATCTCGGCCCGGACGAGCTGCGGAAACTCGTCAAGGCGTTCAAGAAGATCGTCAAGGCGCGGGCCGGGCGGGAGTTCCCGCAGGACCCCCGGGAGCAGATGGACCTCGCGGTCATGGCGGTCTTCGACTCGTGGAACGGCGACCGGGCCAAGCTCTACCGCCGCCAGGAGCGCATCCCCCACGACCTCGGCACCGCCGTCAACATCTGCTCCATGGTCTTCGGCAACCTCGGCCCCGACTCCGGCACGGGCGTCGCCTTCACCCGCGACCCGGCCGGCGGCCAGCAGGGCGTCTACGGCGACTACCTCCAGAACGCCCAGGGCGAGGACGTCGTCGCCGGTATCCGGAACACCGTCCCGCTCGCCGAGCTGGAAACCCTCGACAAGACGTCGTACGACCGGCTGATGCAGATCATGGAGACGCTGGAGAACCACTACAAGGACCTCTGCGACATCGAGTTCACCATCGAGCGCGGACAGCTCTGGATGCTCCAGACCCGGGTCGGCAAGCGGACCGCCGGGGCCGCCTTCCGGATCGCCACCCAACTCGTCGACCAGGGACTCATCGACGAGGCCGAGGCGCTGCGGCGGGTCAACGGCGCCCAGCTCGCCCAGCTCATGTTCCCCCGGTTCGACGAGGAGGCCACGGTCGAGCTGCTGGGCCGGGGCATCGCCGCCTCCCCCGGCGCCGCCGTCGGCAAGGCCGTCTTCGACTCGTACACCGCCGTCAAGTGGTCCCGCTCGGGTGAGCGGGTCATCCTGATCCGCCGGGAGACCAACCCCGACGACCTCGACGGAATGATCGCCGCCGAGGGCATCCTCACCTCGCGCGGCGGCAAGACCTCCCACGCCGCCGTCGTCGCCCGCGGCATGGGCAAGACCTGTGTCTGCGGGGCCGAGGAGCTGGACGTCGACACCAAGCGGCGCCGGATGACCGTGGGCGGCACGGTGGTCGAGGAGGGCGACGTCGTCTCTGTCGACGGCTCCACCGGCAAGGTCTACCTGGGCGAGGTGCCCGTCGTGCCCTCCCCGGTGGTCGAGTACTTCGAGGGCCGGATGCACGCCGGGGCCGAGGACGCCGACGAACTCGTCGTCGCCGTGCACCGGATGATGGCCTACGCGGACCGGGTCCGCCGACTGCGGGTGCGCGCCAACGCCGACAACGCCGAGGACGCCCTGCGCGCCCGGCGCTTCGGCGCCCAGGGCATCGGCCTGTGCCGCACCGAGCACATGTTCCTCGGCGAGCGGCGCTCCATGGTGGAGAAGCTGATCCTCGCCGACACCGAGGGCGAACGCACCGAGGCCCTGGAGCAGTTGCTCCCGCTCCAGCGGCAGGACTTCGTCGAGCTGTTCGAGGCGATGGACGGGCTGCCGGTGACGGTACGGCTGCTCGACCCGCCGCTCCACGAGTTCCTGCCCGACATCACCGAGCTGTCGGTACGGGTCGCGCTGGCCGAGGCCCGCGAGGACCACAACGAGAACGATCTGCGGCTGCTCCAGGCGGTGCACCGGCTGCATGAGCAGAACCCGATGCTGGGGCTGCGCGGGGTCCGGCTCGGCCTGGTCATCCCCGGTCTCTTCACCATGCAGGTACGGGCCGTCGCCGAGGCCGCGGCGGCCCGGAAGAACGCCAAGGGCGACCCGCGCGCCGAGATCATGATCCCGCTGGTGGGCACCGTCCAGGAGCTGGAGATCGTCCGCGACGAGGCCGAGCAGGTCATCGCCGAGGTGGAGCGGGCCACCGGGGTCGGGCTGCGGCTCGCGCTCGGCACCATGATCGAGCTGCCGCGCGCCGCGCTGACGGCGGCGCAGATCGCCGAGGCGGCCGAGTTCTTCAGCTTCGGCACCAACGACCTCACCCAGACGGTGTGGGGCTTCTCCCGGGACGATGTCGAGGCCAGCTTCTTCACCGCGTATCTGGAGAAGGGGATCTTCGGGGTCTCGCCCTTCGAGACCATCGACCGGGACGGCGTGGGCTCGCTGGTGCGCAGCGCGGCGGCGGCCGGGCGGGCCACCCGGCCCGGGCTGAAGCTGGGGGTCTGCGGGGAGCACGGCGGCGATCCGGAGTCGGTGCACTTCTTCCACGAGGTGGGCCTGGACTATGTCTCCTGCTCGCCGTTCCGCATCCCGGTGGCGCGGCTGGAGGCGGGCCGTGCGGCGCTTCTCTCCCGGCACGGCGGGGGCCGCTGA
- a CDS encoding ArsR/SmtB family transcription factor, giving the protein MLRIHFTGDDLARVRMAVKPDALWETILSFHRLRERRRAQMFGEWRSEARARLNGETSLLSALVPPRGYFPDFLTPPGAGGGLEAGLEAIRATAPERLRAELDLVSAGRNTGSAPAESGPDRGGERAGRLARLAGGAPGALARLVSVLRGYHRAAVEPYWGHVQARVEADRAVRGRALLDGGAAELLGTLPPVLRWRAPVLEADYPVERELRLDGRGLLLQPSFFCRGTPVVYRDATLPPVLVYPVAHTPDPAFGEGAGTALGPSLGRLVGHTRSAVLQAIRYGCTTSELARRAGVSLASASQHAAVLREAGLVLTLRHGNSVLHTLTPLGAALLRGGAPAEVTG; this is encoded by the coding sequence GTGCTGCGTATCCATTTCACCGGCGACGACCTCGCCAGGGTGCGAATGGCCGTCAAGCCTGACGCCTTGTGGGAAACGATTCTCAGTTTTCACCGATTGAGGGAGCGGCGGCGCGCTCAGATGTTCGGCGAATGGCGATCGGAAGCCCGGGCGCGGTTGAATGGTGAAACAAGCCTGCTGTCGGCTCTGGTCCCACCGCGCGGCTATTTCCCGGACTTTCTCACTCCGCCCGGAGCCGGTGGCGGGCTGGAAGCCGGACTTGAGGCGATCCGGGCCACCGCGCCCGAGCGGCTCCGCGCCGAACTGGACCTGGTGTCGGCGGGCCGCAATACCGGCAGCGCCCCCGCCGAGTCCGGCCCGGACCGCGGCGGGGAGCGGGCCGGACGGCTCGCCCGGCTCGCCGGAGGGGCCCCCGGGGCGCTGGCCCGGCTCGTCTCCGTGCTCCGCGGCTACCACCGCGCGGCCGTCGAGCCGTACTGGGGCCATGTCCAGGCCCGGGTGGAGGCCGACCGGGCGGTACGCGGCCGGGCCCTGCTCGACGGAGGCGCGGCGGAACTGCTCGGCACCCTGCCCCCGGTGCTGCGCTGGCGGGCCCCCGTCCTCGAAGCCGACTACCCCGTCGAGCGCGAACTGCGGCTGGACGGGCGGGGGCTGCTGCTCCAGCCCTCGTTCTTCTGCCGGGGCACCCCGGTCGTCTACCGGGACGCGACGCTGCCGCCCGTGCTGGTCTACCCCGTCGCCCACACCCCCGACCCGGCCTTCGGCGAGGGCGCGGGCACGGCCCTCGGCCCCTCCCTCGGCCGCCTCGTGGGCCACACCCGCTCCGCCGTCCTCCAGGCGATCCGCTACGGCTGCACCACCAGCGAACTGGCCCGCAGGGCCGGGGTCTCGCTCGCGTCCGCCAGCCAGCACGCCGCCGTGCTGCGCGAGGCGGGCCTGGTGCTGACGCTGCGCCACGGGAACTCCGTGCTGCACACGCTGACCCCGCTGGGCGCCGCCCTGCTCAGGGGCGGCGCCCCGGCGGAGGTCACGGGGTGA
- a CDS encoding MFS transporter, translating to MPELTSRRRLLVLAICCMSLLIVSLDNTILNVALPSIGRELNASVTGLQWTIDAYTLVLASLLMLSGSTADRIGRRRVFVAGLALFTLGSLLCSLAPSLETLVVFRMVQAVGGSMLNPVAMSIITNTFTDPAERARAIGVWGGVVGISMAAGPLVGGLLVDTVGWRSIFWVNLPVGIAALLLTLRYVPESRAPRPRRPDPVGQVLIIALLGSLTYAIIETDAVFAGIAVLALAGVLYYEPRRREPLIDLRFFRSAPFSGATVIAVCAFASLGGFLFLNTLYLQDVRGYTALHAGLYMLPMAGLTLICSPLSGRLVGSRGPRLPLLIAGTTMGACGVLFAAFEAETSNALLFLGFALFGIGFGLVNTPITNTAVSGMPRAQAGVAAAVASTSRQIGQTLGVAVIGTVLAAGVTVGAHGPGYAAAFVAASRPAWWIIATAGLVILVVGAVTSGRWAMGTALRCADRLDRPEQRGAPEHARTQGP from the coding sequence ATGCCCGAGCTGACTTCCCGACGGCGGCTTCTGGTGCTGGCGATCTGCTGTATGAGTCTGCTGATCGTCAGTCTCGACAACACCATTCTGAATGTGGCGCTGCCCTCCATCGGCAGGGAGCTGAACGCCTCGGTCACCGGGCTCCAGTGGACGATCGACGCCTACACCCTGGTCCTGGCCTCGCTGCTGATGCTCTCCGGCTCCACGGCCGACCGGATCGGACGGCGCAGGGTCTTCGTCGCCGGACTGGCCCTCTTCACCCTCGGCTCACTGCTCTGCTCGCTCGCGCCCAGCCTGGAGACGCTGGTCGTGTTCCGCATGGTCCAGGCGGTCGGCGGCTCGATGCTCAACCCCGTCGCCATGTCGATCATCACCAACACCTTCACCGACCCGGCCGAGCGGGCCCGTGCCATCGGGGTCTGGGGCGGGGTCGTGGGCATCTCCATGGCCGCCGGGCCCCTGGTCGGCGGCCTGCTGGTGGACACCGTCGGCTGGCGCTCGATCTTCTGGGTCAATCTGCCGGTGGGCATCGCCGCCCTGCTGCTGACCCTGCGCTATGTGCCGGAGTCCCGCGCGCCCCGGCCCCGGCGGCCCGACCCGGTGGGACAGGTGCTGATCATCGCCCTGCTCGGCTCGCTCACCTACGCGATCATCGAGACCGACGCCGTCTTCGCGGGGATCGCGGTCCTCGCCCTCGCCGGGGTCCTGTACTACGAGCCCCGGCGCCGGGAACCCCTGATCGACCTGCGCTTCTTCCGCAGCGCCCCGTTCAGCGGGGCCACCGTCATCGCCGTGTGCGCCTTCGCCTCGCTCGGCGGCTTCCTCTTCCTGAACACCCTCTACCTCCAGGACGTGCGGGGGTACACGGCCCTCCACGCCGGGCTCTACATGCTCCCCATGGCGGGACTCACCCTGATCTGCTCCCCGCTGTCGGGGCGGCTGGTGGGCAGCCGGGGGCCGCGGCTGCCCCTGCTGATCGCGGGGACCACGATGGGGGCGTGCGGGGTGCTGTTCGCCGCGTTCGAGGCCGAGACCTCGAACGCGCTGCTCTTCCTCGGCTTCGCGCTCTTCGGTATCGGCTTCGGCCTGGTGAACACGCCCATCACCAATACGGCGGTCTCCGGGATGCCGCGCGCCCAGGCGGGCGTGGCCGCCGCCGTCGCCTCCACCAGCCGCCAGATCGGCCAGACCCTCGGCGTCGCCGTGATCGGCACGGTGCTCGCGGCGGGCGTCACCGTCGGCGCGCACGGCCCCGGCTACGCGGCGGCCTTCGTGGCCGCCAGCCGCCCGGCCTGGTGGATCATCGCCACCGCCGGGCTGGTCATCCTGGTGGTGGGCGCGGTGACGAGCGGACGGTGGGCCATGGGCACGGCGCTGCGGTGCGCCGACCGCCTCGACCGCCCCGAACAGCGGGGGGCGCCGGAACACGCCCGGACGCAGGGGCCCTGA